The Parasteatoda tepidariorum isolate YZ-2023 unplaced genomic scaffold, CAS_Ptep_4.0 HiC_scaffold_4333, whole genome shotgun sequence genomic interval AACTTAATCATCGAAAACCTTCGTAAAACAATAATATGAAATTGGGTCCTTTTGCAGCTGAGTCGTTTGGAAACTTTTTTCCCAGAAACAATGGAAcaaattaaaactagaaaaagttCTTTGTTAGCTTTGATAAGGGAACTGAAGAATAAGAACTGAATCATCAAAAAATCTTCGTAAAACACTAATATAAAATTGGGTCCTTCTGCAGCAGCTGAGTCGTTTGGAAACTTGTTTCACAGAAACAATGGAAcaaattaaaactagaaaaagttCTTTGTTAGCTTTGATAAGCGAACTGAAGAATAAGAACTGAATCATCAAAAAATCTTCGTAAAACACGAAAATGAAATTGGGTCCTTCTGCAGCTGAGTCGTTCGGAAACTTTTTTCACACAAACAatacaacaaattaaaactagaaaaagttCTTTGTTAGCTTTGATAAACGAACAGAAGAATAGGAACTGAATCGGCGAAAACCTTTGTAAAACGTTAAGAAAGAACTAGCCCTTTATCAGCTGAAACTTCTGgaaaattttacatagcaacaatggaaaaaatgaaaactaggAAAAAGGGAACTGAAGTATAAGAATTGAATCAGCAAAAACCTTCGTAAAACACTAAAAAGGAACTAGGCCCTTTAGCAACTGGGCcctttggaaattttttttatggaaacaaTGGTACAAATGTTTGGTGAGAAAAAAtggcgaaatgttttttttttaatcaatatgatGAATTTAGAGAATATATATCTGCATACAGTTTACTTACAGAAATAAACACAGATGTGGTCAACATCATCTAACAATACATCCAACATTTTCTTATCAACAAATTCTATAACATCTtcctttttctctttattttctaCGAGCCAATTTAAGACCTTGTGTTCATCCATGAGGTCCCCTAGGATAAACAAgatgtttcttataaaaaaaaataatttcattattttgagtctcaatttttacaacttatttaagaaacaaaatgcaccaaaaacatttttaaaatgcatgcaaataaataagaatagacttataaaataatatatggtatttaaagctatttgataccttatttttaataagtcgTAGTCATCTGCCTtagctttttttctcaaaatcattttatttatagcaatgttataaaaagttaccaaaatatgacagtaaatttaaaaaaaaaattgtaatttaaaaatatagggaTTAATAAATGCGTATTAGCAATTTGCTAAGGAAACACTGATTTCTAgtagatttcaataaaaaaaaatacaaaatttatcgATAGATGGCACTGTTGATTCaagaactaaatataatattttctgccGCATGTTAAGCCATTCTGAGTTCTATTTGCACAGGCACCTGTTAATGTAATATTCCTCAGACAGTACCGTATCGCTGCtgcaagcattttttatttattttgaaaacattagtgtataattttttttttagttggtcTTATTTTCTCTTGGTGCCTGGTgacttttaacattaaatattaaaagcttaTAGTTTGTCGCTTTTCTGTTGACTTTATTCNCACtttcgctttattttttaatgtaattattagtTTTCGATGGCAAAAACCTCGTTTACAGGTAGCAGCAGATCTGCTTTTTTGTGAACTACGCGTCGAAGTACTAATTTGAGATCAGAAATTAAGATGTTAAATTTCCATTACACCCATCCAGCCGAATTCAATAGAGTATTGCATTAAAGAGGAAAGAGTGGAAAAATAGAAACAGTCACGCTCTGCTATAGCATCAGAATAGATCAGCGAGACTTCCTATCAGGTTTGTTTAGTTTCTTAAGAAAGAAGGcgaattgtttaatttattacaggAAAAATTGTTTCTCACCTTCGTAGAATTGTGGGaatcttttcttgaaaaatactaGAGTGGGGAACGTGATGATACCATATTCTTCAGTGATGTCGGCATCAGAAATTTTTACGATGTCTATATCGAGGGCCTCAACTTCATTATCTATGGTTTCAAGTTCTCCCAATACTTTTTCACAATCAGGATTATGTTCTTTATctgaaacaataattataaattcaataattaaaaacaaatagtttttacgATTCACACGAGAAAAAACTCTATATTGAAGAGTAATgtactaaaaatatctttcaattaatcttttttctaaagatattatctttttgtaagttttttttaaacaatcgaAACATCGTGTgctatttgaattaaataattttttaataaaattttgaattcatacatcatttatttttttttatatatgaggACGCTAAGTTATCGCaacaaaacaatgcaaaaatcaaataatgtcCTCAACTTAGAAGTACAGACTCATCATAAGgtaactgaaaacaaaaataaagtaatgctgaagattattaagaataagaaatataacgataccaattttgataaattgataaaagtttcaagaaagaaactaaatctctgtattttataaagaataaaatagttgGTTAGTCAAAATACATATCTTATTCTACTACATTCGT includes:
- the LOC122273431 gene encoding uncharacterized protein — encoded protein: MVYKGDLLDEDALLKWVTSEEALDIPDKIDEVNLRMLDKLLDTSPYVAVLFYKEHNPDCEKVLGELETIDNEVEALDIDIVKISDADITEEYGIITFPTLVFFKKRFPQFYEGDLMDEHKVLNWLVENKEKKEDVIEFVDKKMLDVLLDDVDHICVYF